GCATGAATAAAGATTAAGGCACTGTCAGTGTCTTACCAAAACTAAAACCATGTGTTTCCATCAAGGCTTTGTTGACCATGATGATACTAACTGATGTTGCAACATTGAACATCCATCCCCCAGCATCTAATGCTGCTTTTCTCTCTGCCTTGCTTCCTGGTGCCATACTTTCTTGACATGTAGAGTCCAACCCAATTTTCTAATAATCAGATCAGACAATCCACCTTCCACACGAATTGCAACTGAAAGTCTGTTTGACAATCAAACACAATGGCATTGGCACTCATACACGAACAGGTATCACCTAATACAATTCTCATGAGTCATGACTAAATCAAATACTAGTAGGGAAGTTCTCTGTACTATAGGATTATGGTGTGTACCAATATACCACTCCAAGGTTGTGTgtaagcaaaaacaaaaatgccGAATCCGTAGCTCTTATGTGTGGTAAGTTGTTGGTCTGTAACTTCAATGTCAGCTAGATTATGTGCACCCTGGATGCTTGTTACAGCACTGCAGCAAAACCAGCTAAGCAGCAGCAGGACAGAGGGATATTGTTGAAGCATATTACAACACTGTATCAACCTCGGTAACATTTGCAAAAGAAGAATGTACTGCACACTGATATATATTGCTTGATTGGTACTCAGATCTGCAGGACATTTGTCCTGCTACTTGCAAAATCTAGGACTTTAGATTATTCTATCAAGCCTAGCTACAATGCAAAAGACTACTAACCAGTTGTCATTAAGATAGAGGCAAAGATGCTTGAATGGCTGCACAATTAGTTGTTCCCAGGCCCACATGCATCTCTAATCTACCCTAACAAAACTGAGTCCCAATCACCAGACCATCTTGCATGTGCTGATACAGTCATCCAGCTCCCCTAGCGTCCATATTCAATCATGCGAGTGTTGCTTGTAAAGTCGATTTTGCAAGCTAGTACGTTAAAAATAGATCCGATTTTGCACAGGACATGGTAAGATCCGAATTAAAAATAGATctattagggtttggggtgctccgcTTCGCACAGCAGAAGGGAAGAGAAGGAGCGGGCGTACCTGGTGgatgctcctcgccggcgggcgTCGGAGCCGCGGAGCTTGGAGGCGGACTGCTCCTCCTCCGGAAGCGGAGGCACGGGGGCACACAGCCGGCCTGCCGGGGCgaggggcgcgggggcgggcACGCTCGACGGACGGGAGCGCGCGCGGCTGGCGGGCTTGGGCGTGGCGGcctccggcgcggcgggcgggggcggcttccggcgcggcgggcgggcggcggcgagctcggagcGGCGCATGTGGCTGGTGTGTGTGTGCGAGGGAGGGAGAAGCGGATCTGATAAATTACATGTGacgggctttgccgagtgccgcgaTCTGGCCACTCGGCGAAGTCTTCCTTTACCGAGTGTTTGTTTTAGTcaacactcggcaaaataattttctgaaaatatttttttgttctcttttttcttttttgcatcatatttttcaaattttgttCCAACATATTTTGTAAATACCTAATCACATTCACTCACCTATGCATATTTGATTCTTTAGGGAAAAATTGACCATTATTTCATATAGTTTTAGCTCAAATTCCATTTATacaaatgtagttaaaaaataaaaattatcaaaCGGATctgaaaaattaccaaaatgtAATATGCTATGATCTTCGATGTCTATtggctatacaaaaagtttgagAGTCAAACCACAACTCGACCGTCGCTTTGACTCCAAATCATACTAGATCATTCTCAACAATCATGAAACTTCTTTGGAGTTGTTTCGGGTTGTGAGCAATGCGCGTAACAATTTGTGCGAAACCTTCTCAATTTTTTACTACAGCCTCCACATATGATATCATGACATTTTGTCAAATTTCATTAtttttggacttcgtttgctttttatagaatttaaaaaCGGCTCAGGCACGCGATGGAGGGTGTGTTTCGTGAACAAGATGTTTGAAATTTCTTTTGGTTTCAAAGCTATGGCCTAAATATGGGTTGAAAACCATTATTATCATTTTTCTACTCATTTTTTCATATATTTGAATGACTAgcagttcaaatttgatttaattcaaaaaatcatgaaaaattgaaTTAActagttaaatatagcaaatgaactcaaaAAATACACCAAACTTGAGCATAGAGTACCACATGTTGTATGTGGAGATCAAAAAAAGTTTGAGGttcaaaagagaaaaaaaattaataatttgccgagtgtatttttttgacactcggcaaagaacctctttgccgagtgtaatttttttgacactcggcaaagagcctTTTTGCAGAGTGTTTTATTTTTACCGAGTGTTTTCGgtctgacactcggcaaagagtttgtttgccgagtgcccgaagtattgcactcggcaaatattctagcactcggcaaacaaccgATTTCCAGTATAGGTAGTTTTTTCTGCATGGAAATATGACTTCAAAATATAGACAAATGGATCTTGATTTTTTTAGTAAATACATTTTATGTTCCAAGTTATCAATTTTTCTTCTAATGATTTACCATCTTCTTCTACTGATTTACTACGTAATCGATTCTTGGTATTAGACTGAACTgataatgcacccaatccataTCTTTTGGTTTTTTTGAAAATGCCTcacaattttttgaaactttgctCGTAATTTTCTGAAACTTTGCTCACTAATATAGATGAAAATAGAGAAAAATACACAACAACAAGAGAACACATTTTTCACTGTTTGAACCATAATTCGTACATATCTCTACTATATTAGTATATACCTCTTCGATCATCTATTACATCTTAGCTTCTTAATAAGGAGGTGATAGAGAAGAATTGCGAGAATGAGGACCGCTTCgctgaacttgtaaaatcatagGACTATTACGCAAATGTACTATGGCAGCACGTCGTTGCAAACCCTAGCCAGCCACTCAAATCGGCTCCAATTCCACCCACGAGCGAGGAACGACGAATCATGGATTGCGGATCCGGAACCATAGCGATGGTGCTGGACCGGTCTGCGGAGTGGGAGCAATCCAAGAATTGTGGACGGGAATCATCCATGGAGGAGGTGATGATGGATCGGTTCGTGTTCCGCCGTGAAGGCGCCGACTCCTTCCCGGAGAACGAGACGACGGCGTGCTCCTCAATCTCGCCGCGGCCCCGACCATCTCTCACTTCTACCTCGAGTGGCCTGGTGGGCCCAAGCCGGAGACTGGCCCAACGTGCCACATTGTGGCGGCACATCGCGGCTACGTCCTCTTCAGGCTAACCTCTATCGTCAAGAGCAAAACCTACCCCCAGGATTTGCTCCACCCGGATGGCTACTTCGCAAGGTTCTAAATAGCCACCGCAATAGCTTGTTATACACTTTGGGAGAGGAGAAAACTAGGATATCCACTCTTAGCTCTAAAAGGCTAAATCTGCTAATAACCGGTTATATCCCGCTATAACCGCTAAATTATGGGTTATTTAACTAGCTAAATCATATAATGAGTATTTATTTATTGTTAGCTTAGTATTGAACTTCATCATTTACAAAACTTAGTATTTCATCAACAATGATGTAACGAGGGAATGAAACCCAAGACGTACTTCAGTACAAGaaattttcttgatttcatgTTTATATGCAAAATTGCTCATAGATTTATGCAATGCATAATTGTGAGAAACTTCTAAAAGATTAGAGAGTGTGCATAAACCATGGTTATCATGTTTTATGGTGAAATATAAAATACTCtaaaaattagatatttgtatggtaAGATAAGCATGAAGAAAAttctagagttagatattttgAAAAAATTATGTAGAAAATGGACACATGAAAAAATCATATGAGCCGTggagtcctataaataggggtgctcTCTTCCCCTCTTCTATACCATGGCATAAGAAATCTCAAGTAGAGGATGACAAGGTTGCTATGTAGTATAATAGTATCATGATAGGGTAGCGACAGTGGCGAATCTAGAATTTGGATTTAGGAGGGTGGGgctcatcttcctcttcttcttccttcccctctcttttcttctttttcttcctcattTTCCTCTTTCTGCTCTTGATTCATGAGTTAAAATTGTAGAGGGGGTTTTGGGGGGCTCCATGAGTTGCATAGGAGTTGGGGGACTGGAGCACCCCCTGGCTCCGCCGCTGGGTAACGACATAAAGAGTGCAAGAGTCTTGTGTTGTATTATGTTATGGTGAATAAAAGAGTTGTTAGGAATAGCACATGGTATATATAGAACCACTAAATGAGTTAGCTACGCTATAGCCCACTATAGCCTTTCTTAGCCTCTACAAACATCAACCGCTAAATGCATTAGCCCGCTATTTTAAACATTGCTACTTCATCTaaacacccgccgccgccgccaccgtcgactGCCCGTTCTCGCTGGTTCTCACATGATTACCCACCTTGATCATGCCAAAGCCTTATGCCACACCAAAGCCTTATGCCGCACAGGCGCTGGAGATGGTGCCATCAACCAAGAGGATGGCGTggctggaggcgctgctgcagaATGAGCACGAGGAGAAGATGGCGCTGGGAGTGGACGTGGAGCAGGAGGTTGAGCGTTCGTCTTTGGTGGTTGAAAATGTTGGGCTTATGTGTTGCGCACACGACGAAGGCGATGACTTCGTGGTGGTAGAGTTGCAGCTCAACAAGAGCAACAACAGGGCGTTGGCTGAGCCCTCCTTGTTCTGCAGCTTAGTGGGAGCTCAAGTGCCTACTAGTTGACTACCACGAGCGGCCATGACTCCACGGGCATGCGGTGCTTCTGGCCACAACCGTGGTGCCCTTTGGCAATTGCCTTTGCTGAGTTGACGAGCAGAGCCCCAAGCTCTCCTACCTTCCATTCCCTCGCGTGGCCCCGACTGGGCGCGAGGACATGCACCGTGGCATGTGCGCCGTTGACGGCGGGAGCACACTCAAGTTTATTGATGTTGTGGCCTGCAAGCGAATACCCAGCGTCGACGGCGACACCTTCACCATCTCCACCTACACGCTGACGACGATGGAGGTCGGCCGCATGGGGTGGGACAAGGATGTCGTTGCCCCAATGACGGCCGAGGAGGTATGGCCACTCAAGGCGCCTACACCGGTCCCGCACAAGGTGCCCTTGTTCCTCCTCGCGAGCATGGATAGGCCCGAGATCATCCACTTCCAGCTGTCGGAGTGCACCGATTACATCGACACGGTGACGCTGGTCACCATCGACATGATCGCTAGGACAGTGGTGTGGGTGCACCCGTACATCAAGGGGGAGCAGGAGCTTTATGACGAAGATGCTGATCTGGCTGTGGCGAGGTCCAGCCTTCAGCAACCTTTTCTTCCTGTTGAGTTCTCAATCAATTAGTCCCTGTAGAATCTCACCAGGTATGTGTATATTTAATCATGTTAGTATTACTTTGTAATTGCTTGTCTCACTACTTTAGTGAATCACACTGCTTCTTTGGTTGGTATGATAAATAAAACACCTTCTTGAGCTAGTTAATTCATGTACGTTTTCAGCACATACGTGACCTCTAACCTGGCTGACCTATACCCTTCCAGGACTAAGTTGAACTAAAAGTTTTAGGTACAACTGGTATGAGCAATAGGCAAGGAAGTGAAGGTCCTATATTGACATAATGTCTTTATCTGCTACCACTGTGAAACAACATCCACAGCTGGTTTAGTAAAACTGAAGCAATACCATTGTCAAGTGGGAGCTGTGTCCATTCTTTTCTCTAGACATATCTGCTACAGTAAGGGATTCATTGAATGGTACTGATCAAGTTAATCATCATTTGAATGGTACTGATCGAGTTAATCATCATAAGCTTTTGTTGGATCAAGTTTTTTTAGCCTTTTTCAAGAACAAAGTGTTATCTAATTCGTGTCCTGCCCGAACTTGTCCAAGGTTTAGGGCCACTGGCTTAAGTGAAACCTCATGATAGTATTTTTTGTAAGTATATGCTGTACAAATTGATAGTTAATGTCTCTAAGATAGCGTAAAATGAagtaacaaaaaagaaaaacaattttATCACTGTCtcgggtgttggtgttggcacgCATTTTTAACTGATGAAGTCCGTTCATTTTTAACTGTTCACTTAAGGCTCAGCTCTTGGACCATTATTGCCGGTATTGCCCATCTGATTGACTATGGTCGCAATAAGTTCAGTTTGCCGGGCCAAGACGTCCGCGAGGTTTGGGTGAACTGGAGGATTAGGGAGGGGATCCTCGTTGTTGCGGTTGttattgccacccgaaccatTGACACCATCCCTATCGGTTCCCGAACACAACACCATCCTATTAATAAACAAAATggttagcggtcaggaatgaaagatgGAGAATGATACCCAAAGGCAGGGTGGAAAgacaatgtgtagataaaaatctaacacataACCAACACTAGAATAACATATCTAAGAGAAAGGGTAGATTTGGCCCACTAAAATTAACAAGAACGAGATCAGCGAAAACTAGACCACGGCACCTTAGATTAGTTAGATGAAGGTTTGAAAACCAAAAGaaagtatgcatgcatgcgagatatgaatgcaacatgacgtctACTCACATCGTGAACACGCTTTAACGTTCTAACACTCACTTACGACCCAAAGCAACCGCATTGTCCAAcagcgctacaaccctcctactagcgctcaggacaatgggtgattcccaCCTTCTCAACTCCGGTAAAAGGCTTAAAAGGTTTCCAACAGATGAAAGGGTTTTCCTACGCTCCCATTACTCATGAAGACAAGAGGGGTTAAGCGTGTCTTAATTAAACGAGTGAAGCAGTAAGAAAGAATTAGCTCTAAGACAAAGGAAGAAAGTTAGCATTTtaccttaagttcaaatttttaaccaaagtaaatcttagtgcaagtagtcaaattttatttgactctcaacccactaagccaattttaggttcacttcatggaacctcagctctgatacccgttgtgagaaccacccaatttgatactattttaaacgaaccgccggtcattatcatccagatgagagttaacacgtgcttgccggagagcgtgccacgtgttatcccacatctagtgACACGAATAACCGGCACGTCagtcatccaaaataatatcaaatccggtagtcccggtatgtgctccaacatacgcccagaatcagcatatgcacatgccgtttacaatcgaatacatcgccaataatccacaaagagcagttttacattatcagagttcaaaacttaatattacaaATTCAATATAGGAGGGTTCGACTAACTtccattacaagccttgggctcacgaacgtcatattaaacagaaacttaaAGTTTATTGTATTTACATACTCTCACGGAGTTTGATTACGATAAAAACatacttaagatgatgatgccttgctcaaggacatcaccacagccgcaacaacctactcctcccccgcattaggatcagcAGGATAGAAGTGGCCGgacaccacttccggctcacctgcaactaggtttagaaagcaccctgagtacaaaggtactccacaagacttacgcgattaaataaacaaggatcatgcaaggcTCAAATAAAAGCTTTTAAGGGTAAGTAATTATTACATAAGCATGAGCTTCTTAGAATATCTCCTAGCAAAATTAATTAGTGTTGCCCGAAACCCCCAaataattttagttgattaaaagAGTAACAATAATAATCAATAGATTATTGACAAGACATGATTCCAAAACCAACATTACCGAAACTCTCTAAGAGGAATtcggcgaaccaagagcttactcatatccgagagcgcggcaattcgaattgattataaccttgcaagggtgtactactttacccacacgatgcgaggaccatgcgactcacccaaccgatcacgccgggcaagggggtactcacgtcaaccgttcccaacaaggctcgatcattgaacctcacacctagattacgagtagagacttagttccaccaaggacatctctaaactttcctacacataggtccacctggggacacactaagcctctctgcatagcccgtagccacgtatctaggactgcacatcaatgatcaagtcaaagaaggtaattggctcatctgttctattatattggatatgtgatagcacggaaaggtgctcaaggccgatggcatccactcggtccttaatcgatccaaacggactatgcccatgtgacttcattctctaggccctaccattccacTCGAATCTCGGTACTATTACTTTACTAGCCaccaaaccaaaccagtgcgatcaagggtaaccggtaAATGTGATACTCCAGCTGTTCTTTCTAGTAAGCCAGTTGAGTATTCTAAGCAgaactaagcatctagtcaaattaAATTATTAACTTACTAACATgtggcaaggacatggttaaacaattcaaggaaggataGTGCATCAAAATAGGTAcaaaaatgcaatacatacatgcaaggaatatgcttagctgcttgcttgggttaacttcagactcgaccacgaacgggattccgggttcaggctccacggactcggtgggctcctcgggttcgacctccgacggttcggtcactataatgcatgaatgcgatgcaagaattaagaaatgaacttaacaaaaagcataaatcatgaaataatttgagcatGCAGATAACAAtacaaggaactcatgaaaattggttttgcagcaaaagcattttcctataattaaACATAAACATAATagttttcagccactctaaacaaggtaaatcataaaaggaatgcaaactaaactaaacaaatccaagaaaattatcttagatactatgcatgaaaacaaagctaacaaaactggttttactattttatcactttccagtaaaaagttctatattaaaccatttttagatgaagcataagaaaacaagctaaaactttgatacacagcaaggaagcatgtgaCAAGTTGCACCACTGGAAAGAATATTTCACGaggaacctaacaaaatttggtttggtaTTTTTCGAGCAGtatacaaataactaagcattaaactcacttttgcaagataaaactatagataaatctacatcaaagtaacatgcaaaacaatatttttcttgagtagAACTAAGCTAGAGGaaaccaacaaaacaagtttcataatttttggagctatacacgAATTTCTACACATTTTGCAAGATTGCAGACAAATAAACCTAAAAAAACCTAGCAAAACTGCTAGGTACACCCGGATCCCACACCCGCAggcgctgacaggtggggcccgctgGCCAGCGGCCCACCAGCCCGAGTCAAGGCTGACCAGGGGCCTTGacccgcggcggggcgcggccacggcgcgctGGTGCGCGCGGACACTGCGCGTGCGGCGCGACGCGCGCGAcgcggcagcgccggcggacggcggcgtgaTGAAGCAAGGCCGGAGCAGGCTaggggaggcgcgcacggggagaaggaggtggcggcgagcctcaccggcgggTTGGTCGGCGGGGAACGGCAGCGGACGGGCGGCGTgacgagcagaggcggcggcgggcggaccggcgcggcggcggccctgcagggGAGGGGAAAAGGGCCGGATGAGGGCCAAAATcaaaggaggagagggaggagaagctCTCCCTGAAAGGAATCGAGCTACggctcaccgagggcggcgAATCGGCGACGGCAAGGAGCTCGGCCGGTGCCAATGGTGGAGGggaagggctagggtttggggcggggaTGCCGGTCGAGCGCGGATAAGGAGAGGGGGCGGGCTCAGCACGGATAAGGACGCATGCGCGGAACGGAGATCGTCGACGCGTGTTACGAGgatcgacgccggcgacggggcgACGCGCGGCACCGAGCAGagcaggggaaggagaagggcggctgacaggcgggcccggcggggattttttttattttcttctttttttttctttaggcTGTGACATTCCATCATTCATCAAGGCATGAGATTTCGTGGCAACAATCTTTACCCATCAGTTGCCTCAGTTTAACTAGTTAGTTGGCTCAGATGAATGTTGATAAGTTTAGATTTTTGCTGTATCTATTGTTAAGAAGCTATCTCCGAACGTGGTGGCTTAGTTGCTCTGCTGTACGGGCTATAATACCTGTAAAACTTGGAAACTAGTTTTACCTGGCTGAGACATATTGAATGGTTCGGCGACATGGAATGCAATGGTTCACCTGCCTTGCTTTTCACTTTTCAGGTGAATTCTTATATCCTGTTTTCGAGTTGCTCTAGTTTCTCATTTCTGGTCCACTCAAGAGGTTCATTGCTCCACTTGTAGTGGGTgggtggaggggggggggggggtgcaggGTTTCCCCACAATTTTTCTAGCTCCATACCCCTTTCCCTCCCTCTCGCTCACTCCCTCTCTGTTATTGTTGACCTCATGTGATGTCTCTCCCTCGTTTTTACGCAAATATACATTTGAAATATTTAATAACATGTGTAATCTGACTACACATTCAACTCTTGTACAAGCTAATATTTCCAGATTTCAAATGCTGATATCGTGCACCCTACAATCCTACATTGGGGACCATGCTTGTCTCATTGTGGATTCGTAGTTCTCATATtcactgtgttcgcttggcttgtcagcaaaccagccagcagtactgttctctcgtaCTAAATCAGTACCAatcaccagctaccagccagtcagcagcactgttctctcataataaatcagcaccagccacagccaagcgaacacagcgattGTCCTTAGCGTGTAAGTAAGGTTTGACTGATGAGGGCATCTTTGCAGCAGAGCATGAGCGTCAGTCCATCTGGGACTCTGTCTTTCATAAAAACACAGCTAGCACGCCTCAATGTACAAACCACCCCACCTCAAAAGCAATTAACTGAATCGTACAAAAACATGGATCAGCTCAAATGTGACAACTATGGTTGCATAAAAGCTGGTGCATGCATGAGAGTTCCAGTATGAAAGCCGAGTAATATTCAAGACATAACCCAGAGTGAGGCATCATTGTAGAAGATGATGACATGAAAGATCCAGTATGAAAGCTTCGCTCTCATATGAAAATTTTGTGCCTTGCTGTAAACATTATAATATTCTTGTTATGCAAGTATTGCATAAAAGATGGGACAACAATACTTGGCCATTTGTTCCAACAGATCTGCGAACAGGATCTAAGTCATGCTGCTGAGTTAGGTAATCAAAAACTGAATTTGTCACTAGGTCAggcaattagtgcaaaacttcACTCCATCACCTCTTCGGTGCGCATGAAAGTACAGAATCACGGCAATGCATCCAGTATTCTGTGATACCAATGTTCATCCAGGGAAATGAAGGA
The Panicum virgatum strain AP13 chromosome 6N, P.virgatum_v5, whole genome shotgun sequence genome window above contains:
- the LOC120679398 gene encoding uncharacterized protein LOC120679398, which encodes MHRGMCAVDGGSTLKFIDVVACKRIPSVDGDTFTISTYTLTTMEVGRMGWDKDVVAPMTAEEVWPLKAPTPVPHKVPLFLLASMDRPEIIHFQLSECTDYIDTVTLVTIDMIARTVVWVHPYIKGEQELYDEDADLAVARSSLQQPFLPVEFSIN